One genomic segment of Helicobacter enhydrae includes these proteins:
- the lepB gene encoding signal peptidase I, translating to MEFLYRFYRFASSWTGTIVIVAFVIFFVAQAFVIPTRSMVGTLYEGDMLFVKKFSYGIPIPRIPWLEIPIVPDFNGNGHLVSGERPQRGDVVVFIPPHEERTYYVKRNFAVGGDEVVYAKDGFYLRPNEGDAYIAKHFPNAETKEFFGKTYVKNPYMREHYGIHYASNNALFTQAVNALSFEGQKWVIVGTCVNPKTKELYECKQDFAMQPLRVDEVPIRSSTLYNAGEVVFYKKVPQDEFFMVGDNRDNSLDSRYWGSVKYANVIGKPWLVYFSINLVNSQEARAEAMRQGKDEGWWKYSVRWNRVFITMSGIERDLEKEAQKSGQH from the coding sequence ATGGAATTTTTATACAGGTTTTATCGTTTTGCGTCTTCTTGGACTGGGACGATTGTCATCGTTGCTTTTGTGATTTTTTTTGTTGCTCAAGCATTTGTGATCCCGACTCGATCGATGGTTGGCACACTTTATGAGGGAGATATGCTCTTTGTCAAGAAGTTTTCTTATGGGATACCTATACCACGCATTCCTTGGCTAGAGATCCCCATCGTGCCTGATTTCAATGGCAATGGGCATTTGGTGAGCGGAGAGCGTCCCCAAAGGGGCGATGTGGTGGTGTTCATCCCTCCACATGAAGAAAGAACCTACTATGTCAAACGCAACTTCGCAGTCGGAGGGGATGAAGTCGTGTATGCCAAAGACGGATTCTATCTGCGTCCAAATGAGGGGGATGCCTATATCGCCAAACATTTTCCAAACGCAGAGACTAAGGAGTTTTTTGGCAAAACCTATGTCAAAAACCCCTATATGCGAGAGCATTATGGGATCCACTACGCATCAAACAATGCACTTTTTACCCAAGCTGTCAATGCGTTGAGCTTCGAGGGGCAAAAATGGGTGATTGTCGGCACTTGTGTGAATCCAAAGACAAAAGAGCTCTATGAATGCAAACAAGATTTTGCAATGCAACCTTTGAGAGTCGATGAAGTGCCTATCCGATCTAGCACTCTCTACAATGCAGGGGAAGTCGTGTTTTACAAAAAAGTGCCTCAAGATGAGTTTTTTATGGTAGGTGATAATCGTGACAATAGTCTTGATTCGCGTTATTGGGGAAGTGTGAAATACGCCAATGTGATTGGCAAACCTTGGTTGGTGTATTTTTCTATCAATCTTGTCAACTCTCAAGAAGCACGAGCAGAGGCGATGAGGCAGGGCAAAGATGAGGGGTGGTGGAAATATTCTGTGCGTTGGAATCGTGTCTTTATCACAATGAGTGGGATCGAGCGTGATTTGGAGAAGGAGGCTCAAAAAAGTGGGCAACATTGA
- the rpiB gene encoding ribose 5-phosphate isomerase B, producing MRYFLATDHAGVRVRDFIVEYFRGKNLDLVDFSPSGSESVDYPDYAKKVCLEVLKTPQSRGILVCGSGIGMSITANRFKGIRAGLCTDAYMAEMTRRHNDANVLCLGERVSGLGIIESILDAFVTTEFEGGRHLSRIEKIDCE from the coding sequence ATGCGATATTTTTTGGCTACAGATCACGCGGGGGTGAGGGTGCGTGATTTTATCGTTGAATATTTTAGAGGCAAAAACTTGGATTTGGTGGATTTCTCTCCGAGTGGTAGCGAGAGTGTGGATTATCCAGACTATGCCAAAAAGGTCTGTTTGGAGGTGTTGAAAACTCCGCAGTCAAGGGGGATTTTGGTCTGTGGAAGTGGGATTGGTATGAGTATCACTGCCAATCGCTTCAAAGGGATTAGAGCGGGGCTTTGCACCGATGCGTATATGGCAGAGATGACACGCAGACACAATGATGCCAATGTCTTGTGTCTAGGCGAGAGGGTGAGTGGATTGGGCATCATCGAATCGATTTTGGATGCATTTGTTACGACGGAGTTTGAGGGTGGAAGACATCTCTCAAGGATAGAGAAGATTGATTGTGAGTGA
- a CDS encoding adenine phosphoribosyltransferase, translated as MGDKMKQKILESIRVVADYPKEGVLFRDITTLLNNPVAFSMVIEHFKERYSGEQIDFVVGLESRGFIFGAPLAYALGLGFVPIRKKGKLPYAKVSASYDLEYGSDEIEIHIDAFAGIQNARVVLVDDLIATGGTVQSALKLIEKVGGKCVEACFLIDLVEFGGSKEIANSTKVYSLLQF; from the coding sequence ATAGGAGATAAGATGAAACAAAAGATTTTAGAGAGTATTCGAGTGGTTGCAGACTACCCCAAAGAGGGAGTTTTGTTTCGCGATATTACAACGCTACTCAACAATCCTGTCGCCTTTTCTATGGTGATTGAGCATTTCAAAGAGCGTTATAGTGGGGAGCAAATTGATTTTGTGGTGGGATTGGAATCTAGGGGATTTATTTTTGGCGCACCTTTGGCGTATGCTCTAGGGCTGGGGTTTGTGCCGATTAGGAAAAAAGGCAAACTCCCTTATGCCAAAGTGTCGGCAAGCTATGATTTGGAGTATGGAAGCGATGAGATTGAGATCCATATTGACGCATTTGCAGGGATACAAAACGCACGGGTGGTTTTGGTGGATGATCTGATCGCAACAGGTGGCACCGTGCAATCTGCTTTGAAACTGATTGAGAAAGTAGGGGGGAAATGTGTCGAGGCGTGCTTTTTGATCGATTTGGTGGAGTTTGGGGGATCCAAAGAGATTGCAAACTCAACAAAAGTTTATAGTTTGTTGCAATTCTAA
- a CDS encoding DedA family protein translates to MGFEQWITELWNEHIGTWGYLILFCWSVLEGELGLIMAGLASHDGHMNLALAIFVAGLGGFAGDQIYFYIGRFNKSRLTHMLQSQRRKFALAHILLKKYGWPIIFAQRYMYGMRTIIPISIGLTRYSAIKFAIINLLSAWVWAAITIVFVWYFGDLIWEIIGWFKSRPYLLVPLAIALFGGIAGYFHFKTKKTKENK, encoded by the coding sequence ATGGGTTTTGAGCAGTGGATTACAGAGCTTTGGAATGAGCATATCGGGACTTGGGGGTATTTGATTTTGTTTTGTTGGAGTGTTTTGGAGGGCGAATTGGGGCTGATTATGGCAGGTCTTGCAAGTCACGATGGACATATGAATCTAGCATTGGCGATTTTTGTCGCGGGGCTTGGGGGATTTGCCGGAGATCAGATTTATTTTTATATCGGAAGATTCAACAAAAGCAGATTGACTCATATGTTGCAATCCCAAAGGCGTAAGTTTGCATTGGCACATATCCTGCTCAAAAAATATGGTTGGCCTATTATTTTTGCTCAGCGTTATATGTATGGGATGCGGACGATTATCCCTATCAGCATTGGTTTGACGCGTTATAGTGCGATCAAGTTTGCCATCATCAATCTTTTGAGTGCTTGGGTGTGGGCAGCCATCACGATTGTGTTTGTATGGTATTTTGGGGATTTGATTTGGGAGATCATTGGTTGGTTCAAATCGCGTCCATATTTGCTTGTGCCATTAGCTATTGCACTATTTGGTGGGATCGCAGGGTATTTTCATTTCAAAACCAAAAAAACAAAGGAGAACAAATGA
- a CDS encoding leucyl aminopeptidase — protein MIKINNTQQEFGKVEAQSRIVFVIDKNLEALDDKVILEELDFKEISFVQSSRTLYVNLDKLTAEHLAEASAKAIRAMRGMKYENVKVQMLGGAKEHYATILGILCGFYQFLQYKSQKQTITLHEVLVCGVDEEVVQKALILAESINLVRDLVNTIPNDATPAYLAQIAQEESQKVGLTCKVLDTQAIKAEKMEALLAVSRASAHEPKVIHLTYKHPNAQKRLVFVGKGLTYDSGGLSLKPADYMVTMKADKSGGCAVLGILSAIARLGLPLEVHGIIGAVENMIGGNAYKPDDVLFSREGKSIEVRNTDAEGRLVLADCLSYAQDLNPDYLIDLATLTGACVVGLGEYTTGIMGYNKELKAQMEECASRSGELANQLHFNHHLKGLIDSKIADICNVSSSRYGGAITAGMFLGAFIREKYQDVWLHLDIAGPAFVEKEWGINPYGASGAGVRACVEFAIKQGE, from the coding sequence ATGATAAAAATCAACAATACACAGCAGGAGTTTGGCAAAGTCGAGGCACAAAGCCGTATCGTGTTTGTCATCGATAAGAATCTAGAGGCACTTGATGATAAGGTGATTTTGGAGGAGCTAGATTTCAAAGAAATCAGTTTCGTGCAAAGCAGTCGGACACTCTATGTCAATCTAGACAAGCTCACCGCAGAACATCTTGCAGAGGCTAGTGCCAAAGCGATTAGAGCAATGCGAGGGATGAAGTATGAAAATGTCAAGGTGCAAATGCTTGGTGGGGCAAAAGAGCATTATGCAACGATACTTGGGATTTTGTGTGGGTTTTATCAATTTTTGCAATACAAGAGTCAAAAACAAACAATCACACTTCATGAGGTTTTGGTTTGTGGCGTTGATGAAGAGGTGGTGCAGAAAGCTTTGATACTTGCAGAGAGTATCAATCTAGTGCGTGATCTTGTCAATACGATACCCAATGATGCGACCCCTGCGTATTTGGCTCAAATTGCTCAAGAAGAATCACAAAAGGTAGGATTGACTTGCAAAGTCTTGGATACACAAGCAATCAAAGCTGAAAAAATGGAAGCCTTGCTCGCGGTTTCTAGAGCTTCAGCACACGAGCCCAAAGTGATCCATCTCACCTACAAGCACCCCAATGCCCAAAAAAGATTGGTTTTTGTAGGCAAGGGGCTAACTTATGATAGCGGCGGCTTGAGCTTGAAACCTGCAGATTATATGGTGACAATGAAAGCAGACAAAAGCGGTGGATGTGCCGTGCTTGGGATCCTATCAGCAATCGCACGGTTGGGATTGCCTCTTGAGGTGCATGGGATCATCGGTGCGGTGGAAAATATGATTGGTGGCAATGCTTACAAGCCTGATGATGTGCTTTTCTCAAGAGAGGGCAAAAGCATTGAGGTGAGAAACACTGACGCAGAGGGGCGTTTGGTGCTTGCAGATTGCTTGAGCTATGCACAAGATTTGAATCCAGATTATTTGATTGATTTGGCAACATTGACAGGGGCTTGTGTCGTCGGACTTGGAGAATACACGACAGGGATTATGGGATACAACAAAGAGCTAAAAGCACAAATGGAAGAGTGTGCTTCTAGATCAGGAGAACTTGCAAATCAGCTCCATTTCAATCACCATCTCAAAGGTTTGATTGATTCTAAAATCGCAGATATATGCAATGTCTCCTCCTCGCGTTATGGTGGGGCAATCACTGCAGGAATGTTTTTGGGTGCTTTTATCCGCGAGAAATATCAAGATGTTTGGCTACATCTAGACATCGCAGGTCCGGCATTTGTGGAGAAAGAGTGGGGGATCAATCCTTATGGTGCAAGTGGTGCAGGTGTGAGAGCTTGTGTCGAGTTTGCAATCAAGCAGGGGGAATAA
- the ychF gene encoding redox-regulated ATPase YchF — protein MGLSIGIVGLPNVGKSTTFNALTKTQNAQSANYPFCTIEPNKAFVPVPDVRLQELAKIVNPERIQHSVVEFVDIAGLVRGASKGEGLGNQFLGNIKETDVILHIVRCFDDENITHVEGGVDPIRDIEIIDLELILADLQTLEKRIQKLQRQGKADKNAKAPLDLALMLQKHLEEGKAVRIFEKRDDEHFIELNKELRFLSNKDVIFAANVGEEELAQDNAYVVALKKYASENGCEVIKLCSKLEEEMLGMSDEERSEFLSSLGSQMSGLDQIIQKGFEKLGLISYFTAGVKEVRSWTIRKGDTAPVAAGVIHKDFEKGFIRAETIAYADFVGYGGEAKAKEAGAMRVEGKEYIVQDGDVMHFRFNV, from the coding sequence ATGGGACTATCAATTGGAATCGTTGGGTTGCCAAATGTCGGCAAATCCACAACTTTCAATGCTTTGACAAAAACCCAAAACGCTCAATCAGCAAATTATCCATTTTGCACCATTGAGCCAAACAAAGCATTTGTGCCGGTGCCTGATGTGCGTTTGCAGGAGTTGGCAAAGATTGTCAATCCAGAGCGGATACAACATTCTGTGGTTGAGTTTGTGGATATTGCAGGGCTTGTGCGAGGGGCGAGCAAAGGAGAGGGGCTAGGCAATCAGTTTCTAGGTAATATCAAAGAAACAGATGTGATTTTGCATATCGTGCGTTGCTTTGATGATGAAAACATCACGCATGTCGAGGGGGGAGTGGATCCGATACGAGATATTGAAATCATTGATCTTGAGTTGATTTTGGCAGATTTGCAAACGCTAGAGAAGCGTATCCAAAAACTCCAAAGGCAAGGCAAGGCTGATAAAAATGCAAAAGCCCCTTTGGACTTGGCATTGATGTTGCAAAAACATTTGGAAGAGGGGAAGGCGGTGAGGATTTTTGAAAAACGCGATGATGAACATTTCATAGAACTCAACAAAGAATTGCGTTTTTTGAGTAACAAAGATGTGATTTTTGCGGCTAATGTGGGGGAGGAGGAGTTGGCACAAGACAATGCTTATGTCGTGGCTCTCAAAAAATATGCGAGTGAGAATGGTTGTGAGGTGATCAAGCTTTGTTCAAAACTTGAAGAAGAGATGCTAGGGATGAGTGATGAGGAGAGGAGTGAGTTTCTATCATCGCTTGGTAGCCAGATGAGTGGGTTGGATCAAATCATCCAAAAAGGTTTTGAAAAATTGGGACTGATTAGCTATTTCACCGCAGGGGTCAAGGAAGTGCGTTCTTGGACGATACGCAAAGGCGATACGGCTCCTGTGGCTGCAGGCGTGATTCACAAAGACTTTGAAAAAGGCTTCATCCGTGCAGAAACGATTGCTTATGCGGATTTTGTTGGATATGGTGGCGAGGCAAAAGCCAAAGAGGCGGGTGCGATGAGAGTGGAGGGAAAAGAATATATCGTGCAAGATGGCGATGTGATGCATTTCAGATTTAATGTTTAA
- a CDS encoding SPASM domain-containing protein has product MGVELFARICEEIQGKTELIALHLLGDPLLCKDLPRYLDIAQRYALRVEIVTSGFYLKRWDFDLLLSPPIHQCNISLSAFGDVNNPKPKRYLQDVLDLALSHQAKRSETFLNLRMHQSRLDWELCQFFCSAFGVEASFDSMRIRLGYKLFIRLSKDFEWVRGDGSQESGLDWSGGVKKKCHALISQIAFLADGKVVPCCIDCDGGIVLGDIGTQTLEEIFQSPTFVAMKKGFLRGVAVHKQCQQCTYLATLN; this is encoded by the coding sequence ATGGGGGTTGAGCTATTTGCAAGAATCTGCGAGGAGATTCAGGGCAAAACAGAGCTAATCGCGTTGCATTTGTTGGGAGATCCTTTGCTTTGCAAAGACTTGCCACGCTATCTTGATATCGCTCAAAGGTATGCTTTGAGGGTTGAGATCGTTACAAGTGGTTTTTATTTGAAGCGTTGGGATTTTGATCTGTTGCTTAGTCCGCCAATACACCAATGCAATATTTCCCTAAGTGCTTTTGGCGATGTCAATAACCCAAAACCCAAAAGATATTTACAAGATGTTTTGGATTTGGCTTTGTCGCATCAGGCAAAACGATCAGAAACTTTTCTGAATCTGAGAATGCACCAGAGCCGTTTGGATTGGGAGTTGTGTCAGTTTTTTTGCTCAGCCTTTGGTGTTGAGGCTAGTTTTGATTCTATGCGGATTCGACTTGGATACAAACTCTTCATCAGATTGAGCAAGGATTTTGAGTGGGTGCGTGGCGATGGCTCACAAGAATCAGGGCTTGATTGGAGTGGTGGGGTCAAGAAAAAATGCCACGCTTTGATCTCTCAAATCGCTTTTTTGGCAGATGGAAAAGTCGTGCCGTGCTGTATTGATTGTGATGGTGGGATTGTTTTGGGGGATATAGGCACGCAAACTTTGGAGGAAATCTTTCAATCGCCGACATTTGTCGCGATGAAGAAAGGATTTTTGCGTGGCGTGGCAGTCCATAAACAATGCCAACAATGCACCTATCTTGCAACTTTAAATTGA
- a CDS encoding DegT/DnrJ/EryC1/StrS family aminotransferase: MKIDFANLQRQYQAYKAQIDLEINQVLQNSSYIMGESVGRLENALREYTQAHYAIACSSGTDALVLILMALGISRDDEVITTPFSFFATSEAIALVGAKPVFVDIDTRTYNLDVSLVPPAITPKTKAILAVSLYGQPCDMEALAKIACEHHLALIEDAAQSFGGSLGDRKSCNLSPFASTSFFPSKPLGCYGDGGAVFLRDEAIAHKVVSLLQHGQAGRYKHRYLGMNARMDSIQAGVLCAKLKYLDIEIRRRNEIAGRYSEGLENAVLPYVANGYLSAFGQYSVLVENRDRYIEHLKLCGIPTAVHYPTPLHLQEAFGYLGYQEGDFPVSERIAKRILSLPMNAFLEDREIDYIIQAFNQKTIINQVNTR, translated from the coding sequence ATGAAAATCGATTTTGCCAATCTCCAACGACAATATCAGGCTTACAAAGCTCAAATTGATTTGGAAATCAATCAAGTTTTGCAAAACTCTAGCTATATTATGGGTGAGAGTGTCGGGCGTCTAGAAAATGCTTTGAGAGAATACACTCAAGCCCACTATGCGATTGCTTGTTCAAGCGGAACTGATGCGTTGGTGTTGATATTGATGGCACTTGGAATCTCAAGAGATGATGAAGTCATCACGACTCCTTTTAGTTTTTTTGCGACTTCTGAAGCGATCGCTTTGGTGGGTGCCAAACCTGTATTTGTAGATATTGATACACGCACTTACAATCTAGATGTCTCGCTTGTGCCTCCTGCTATCACGCCAAAAACAAAGGCGATTTTGGCGGTGAGTTTGTATGGACAGCCTTGCGATATGGAGGCTTTGGCAAAGATTGCTTGTGAGCATCATCTCGCATTGATTGAGGATGCTGCACAGAGTTTTGGTGGGAGTTTGGGGGATAGAAAATCTTGCAATCTCTCTCCATTTGCTTCTACAAGTTTTTTCCCTAGTAAGCCTTTGGGGTGCTATGGAGATGGCGGGGCGGTGTTTCTCAGAGATGAGGCGATTGCTCACAAAGTGGTCTCATTGCTACAGCACGGACAGGCGGGTCGCTACAAACATCGTTATCTTGGAATGAATGCTAGAATGGATTCGATACAGGCTGGTGTTTTGTGTGCCAAGCTGAAATATTTGGATATTGAGATTAGGCGACGCAATGAGATCGCAGGGCGTTATAGTGAGGGATTGGAAAATGCAGTGCTTCCCTATGTCGCCAATGGGTACTTGAGTGCTTTTGGTCAATATAGTGTGCTTGTGGAAAATAGAGATAGATACATCGAACATTTGAAGCTTTGCGGTATCCCAACAGCGGTGCATTATCCTACGCCTTTGCATTTGCAAGAAGCGTTTGGCTATCTTGGTTATCAAGAAGGGGATTTCCCGGTGAGTGAGAGGATTGCTAAGCGTATTTTGTCTTTGCCGATGAATGCGTTTCTTGAGGATAGGGAGATTGACTATATCATCCAAGCATTTAATCAAAAAACTATCATCAATCAAGTCAATACACGATAG
- the glnA gene encoding type I glutamate--ammonia ligase — MQDQIKTFFNFCRENEVEFVDFRFTDIKGTWHHISFSLSAIDEETFTKGVPFDASSFHKWQPIHRSDMLLLPDLVRYFIDPFTADVTVVVFCDVWDIYKNQPYEKCPRSIVKRAMQYLQESGIGDVAYFGPENEFFVFDSIKITDTINSQAYSVDTQEGEWNRNTEFEGVNNGHRPGTKGGYFPVPPIDSMVDLRAEMVKVLNLVGIETFVVHHEVGQAQGEIGIKFGDMLEAADNVQKLKYVVKMVAHLNGKTATFMPKPLYGDNGSGMHTHISIWKDSKNLFAGDEYQGLSTMAMHFLGGVLHHARSIAAFTNASTNSYKRLIPGFEAPSILAYSAQNRSASIRIPYSQGNSAKRLEFRFPDSSSNPYLAFSSLLMAGLDGITQKISAGEPMDIDLFELTLDEIREKGIKQLPHTLRSAIEEMLLDREYLKVGNVFSEEFLQTYKAYKFEAEIWTWEARPHPFEFISTYSC, encoded by the coding sequence ATGCAAGATCAAATCAAGACATTTTTTAATTTTTGTCGTGAAAATGAAGTCGAGTTTGTGGATTTTCGTTTCACAGACATCAAAGGCACTTGGCACCATATCAGTTTTTCTTTGTCTGCAATTGATGAGGAGACATTCACCAAAGGAGTGCCTTTTGATGCGAGTTCTTTCCACAAATGGCAACCTATCCATCGATCCGATATGCTTTTGTTGCCAGATTTGGTGCGTTATTTTATCGATCCTTTTACAGCCGATGTCACTGTTGTGGTGTTTTGCGATGTGTGGGATATTTACAAAAATCAACCCTATGAAAAATGCCCAAGAAGCATCGTCAAAAGAGCAATGCAGTATTTGCAAGAAAGTGGGATCGGAGATGTGGCGTATTTCGGTCCTGAAAATGAGTTTTTTGTCTTTGATAGCATAAAAATCACAGACACTATCAACTCTCAAGCCTATAGTGTGGATACGCAAGAGGGCGAGTGGAATCGCAATACAGAGTTTGAGGGGGTCAATAATGGACATCGTCCGGGCACCAAAGGAGGGTATTTCCCTGTGCCTCCTATTGATTCGATGGTGGATTTGAGAGCTGAGATGGTCAAAGTGCTTAATCTTGTGGGGATTGAGACTTTTGTCGTGCATCACGAAGTAGGGCAAGCACAAGGGGAGATCGGAATCAAGTTTGGAGATATGCTAGAGGCAGCAGATAATGTGCAGAAGCTGAAATATGTTGTCAAAATGGTCGCTCATCTCAATGGCAAAACTGCGACATTTATGCCCAAACCTCTCTATGGAGACAATGGAAGTGGTATGCATACGCATATTAGCATTTGGAAAGATTCTAAGAATCTATTTGCAGGAGATGAGTATCAAGGGCTCTCCACTATGGCGATGCACTTTTTGGGCGGAGTGTTGCACCACGCTAGAAGTATTGCAGCCTTTACCAATGCCTCGACAAACTCATACAAGCGTTTGATCCCGGGTTTTGAAGCTCCATCGATTTTGGCATATTCTGCACAAAATCGCAGTGCGAGTATCCGTATCCCCTATAGTCAAGGCAATAGTGCCAAGCGTTTGGAGTTTCGATTTCCTGATAGCTCAAGCAATCCTTATTTGGCGTTTTCTTCGCTTTTGATGGCGGGACTTGATGGGATTACACAAAAGATCTCAGCAGGTGAGCCGATGGATATTGATCTTTTTGAGCTGACACTAGATGAGATTAGAGAAAAAGGGATCAAGCAGTTGCCCCACACTCTTAGAAGTGCGATTGAGGAAATGCTCCTAGATCGTGAGTATTTGAAAGTGGGAAATGTGTTTAGTGAGGAGTTTTTGCAAACTTACAAGGCATATAAATTTGAGGCAGAAATATGGACTTGGGAGGCACGCCC